In a single window of the Bacteroidota bacterium genome:
- a CDS encoding YfhO family protein produces the protein DGDTAFITSFSPNRIEIKVNSKSPQFLCLLQSYYPGWTVTVNSETDKINQFNILYMAVQIPEGSSTIVFEYKNPFIKASFIFSYSFFALLLIILGWAWFLKRKSQNG, from the coding sequence AGATGGTGATACTGCTTTTATTACTTCATTTTCACCAAATCGGATAGAAATTAAGGTAAACTCCAAAAGCCCACAATTCCTATGTTTACTGCAAAGCTATTATCCCGGCTGGACTGTTACTGTGAATAGCGAAACAGATAAAATCAATCAGTTTAATATATTGTACATGGCCGTACAAATCCCTGAGGGTTCTTCAACTATTGTATTTGAGTATAAAAATCCATTTATAAAAGCCTCCTTTATTTTTTCCTATTCCTTTTTTGCCTTGTTACTTATTATTTTAGGATGGGCTTGGTTTTTAAAAAGAAAATCACAAAATGGATAA
- a CDS encoding chloride channel protein, translating to MPVNKTNIFDKYLRLFIGWRLKHIKDRPFILFLSALIGFSTGLAAVLIKNSVHLIKTFLTSDFATSYENYLYFAYPAIGIFISMIIIKYLIRQRVGHGIPVTLYAISKGGSIIKKHNMFSSIITSAFTVGFGGSVGLEGPTVATGASIGSNIARALHLNYRTRTLLIGCAASGALAAIFKAPIAAIVFAIEVIMLDLTLSSLVPLLLASSVAALTSYFFQGRDVLFHINISDDFLFREVPWFILLGVFTGFVSVYFTRAYINIGKTFEKVKNSYIKVGLGGIILGTLIFLFPPLYGEGYESINSLLNGNFTFLLETSLFYSFKDSLPIVFGFLLLLIFFKAIATSVTLNSGGIGGIFAPSLFLGSTLGFLFASVVNWLSTITWLNSIVNIKNISVANFALVGMAGTIAGILHAPLTAIFLIAEITGGYELFVPLMITAAISYSTIKYFEKHSVYTYQLAKRGELLTHHKDKTVLALLEIDKLIEKNFISIEPDQNLADLIKIIKNSVRNIYPVVDEKGNFLGLVPLDNVRKIMFDQELYNKVFVRDVMIQPNASVSSEDNMDIVMDKFKSSGYWNLPVIDEGKYVGFVSRANIFNAYRKLLIEFSED from the coding sequence GTGCCCGTAAACAAAACAAATATATTCGATAAGTACTTACGCCTTTTTATCGGCTGGCGATTAAAACACATAAAGGATCGCCCTTTCATTCTGTTTTTAAGTGCTCTAATTGGATTTTCAACTGGTTTAGCTGCTGTCTTAATTAAGAATTCGGTTCATTTGATTAAAACTTTCTTAACCAGTGACTTTGCTACTTCCTACGAAAACTATTTATATTTTGCATATCCTGCTATTGGTATTTTCATCTCCATGATAATCATAAAATATTTGATACGTCAACGAGTTGGACATGGTATTCCAGTAACTTTATATGCAATTTCCAAAGGTGGCTCCATCATCAAGAAACACAATATGTTTTCATCTATCATTACCAGCGCTTTTACAGTTGGTTTTGGTGGTTCTGTTGGACTGGAAGGACCAACAGTTGCAACCGGAGCATCAATTGGTTCTAATATTGCCAGAGCGCTTCATTTAAATTATCGGACTCGCACCTTATTAATTGGCTGTGCTGCATCAGGTGCTTTAGCAGCTATCTTCAAAGCACCAATTGCAGCTATCGTTTTTGCGATTGAGGTCATTATGCTTGATCTCACCTTATCCTCTCTTGTACCCTTACTATTGGCTTCCTCCGTGGCTGCATTGACATCCTATTTTTTCCAGGGAAGAGATGTTTTGTTTCATATCAATATCAGCGATGATTTTTTGTTCCGTGAAGTTCCATGGTTTATTTTATTGGGTGTTTTTACTGGTTTTGTTTCAGTTTATTTTACAAGAGCGTATATCAACATCGGGAAAACTTTTGAAAAGGTTAAAAATTCCTATATAAAGGTAGGTTTGGGCGGAATAATCCTCGGAACGCTTATCTTTTTATTTCCCCCTTTATACGGTGAAGGTTATGAATCCATCAATTCGTTACTGAATGGAAATTTTACTTTTCTGCTTGAAACGTCTTTGTTTTACAGCTTCAAAGACTCATTACCCATTGTATTTGGGTTCTTGTTGTTATTAATATTCTTCAAAGCAATTGCAACTTCAGTAACATTAAATAGTGGTGGAATTGGTGGAATTTTTGCGCCCTCTCTATTTCTAGGAAGTACGTTAGGTTTTCTGTTTGCATCGGTTGTCAATTGGCTGTCTACCATAACTTGGCTTAATTCAATCGTTAATATTAAAAATATTTCTGTAGCAAATTTCGCCTTGGTTGGTATGGCAGGAACAATAGCAGGAATATTACATGCTCCACTTACGGCAATATTCCTGATTGCTGAAATCACAGGCGGTTATGAACTTTTTGTCCCTCTAATGATCACTGCTGCCATTTCTTACTCTACAATTAAGTATTTCGAGAAGCATTCTGTTTACACTTATCAATTAGCAAAAAGAGGTGAATTACTTACTCATCATAAGGATAAAACGGTATTGGCCTTGTTAGAAATCGACAAACTAATTGAAAAAAACTTCATTAGCATTGAACCAGATCAAAATTTAGCTGATTTAATAAAAATCATCAAAAACTCTGTTCGAAATATTTACCCTGTTGTTGATGAAAAAGGAAACTTCCTGGGCTTGGTACCTTTGGATAATGTTAGGAAAATAATGTTTGACCAAGAATTGTATAACAAAGTATTTGTTAGAGATGTGATGATACAGCCCAATGCAAGTGTTTCTTCTGAAGACAATATGGACATCGTCATGGACAAATTCAAATCAAGCGGTTATTGGAATTTACCAGTCATTGATGAAGGCAAGTATGTTGGTTTTGTTTCCAGAGCAAATATTTTTAATGCTTATCGGAAATTACTCATTGAGTTTTCTGAAGATTAG
- a CDS encoding 6-carboxytetrahydropterin synthase — translation MIFICRRERFNAAHRVFVEGWSNEKNHQHFGACSNPNWHGHNYELFVKVKGEPDSVSGYVIDLKLLSKIIKDKVIDKVDHKNLNLEVDFMQGVQPSTENIAKAIFNEISPLILEQKAVLHSIRLHETENNYVEYFGD, via the coding sequence ATGATTTTTATTTGCAGACGAGAACGTTTTAATGCTGCTCATCGCGTATTTGTTGAAGGGTGGAGCAATGAGAAAAACCATCAGCATTTTGGAGCTTGTTCTAACCCCAATTGGCACGGACATAATTACGAATTGTTTGTGAAGGTGAAAGGTGAGCCAGACTCAGTGTCAGGCTATGTGATTGATTTGAAATTACTCAGCAAAATTATTAAGGATAAAGTAATTGACAAAGTAGACCACAAAAACCTAAATCTTGAAGTGGATTTTATGCAAGGTGTGCAACCATCAACAGAGAATATTGCAAAAGCTATTTTCAATGAAATATCACCATTGATTTTAGAGCAAAAAGCAGTCTTGCATTCTATCCGACTTCACGAGACAGAAAATAATTATGTTGAATATTTTGGTGATTAG